Proteins found in one Zea mays cultivar B73 chromosome 1, Zm-B73-REFERENCE-NAM-5.0, whole genome shotgun sequence genomic segment:
- the LOC100277863 gene encoding Protein DGS1, mitochondrial-like: protein MATSPPQNPSSGEPSDASSLAAAALEAPVRVWRSLVARFPPLPDSSSFLAGVSDLQLRYFGNSRPRRRRRSALPLPLRPVAAHSARIAGEMPKAFVILDDVVQHTLTNLHSIHKSLLFWQAKAEGTNSQKVYFMIFERGPRAFVDATYQTLTRLGSNGRPVQYILHSASDMVSTKLAALTSMQHCLAAFLAEVHSEVDKCREGLTENSDKSLHTLFIVLNTTFSKLEVSLRNACEGQDELFIDDGNLHELFGKLPEVDVESSEWTEALATDGTSLIYQNLQKLDSFLSSQLSSHKRPNKLTIYWLPYTCGAVGLSVCSLWLLRHSSLMGSPDIDNWIRDAKESVAGFWDEHVEKPIISIRDELFETFKQRDKGVMEKQEVQLTEDSLRRMLVAFCEQTEGQKLLEDLPVQAMLETLTKRYEKELIHPIQNLFSGELARAMLIQIQKLKLDLESGLLEMDQILRANAINFAVLAALPAFGLSLLLLVLLRAWVQRDHGAEGRGNIARCQRRLLLVDVERRLMEFQHYRDNGMEEEARCKFGLVLYTLDRLCKAVESHAKETGEWLSLRQDIFDLSKLDMGMPDKMIVVSRLKWMYNCLLPFSSSRLPRL from the exons ATGGCGACATCGCCACCGCAGAACCCtagctccggcgagccctccgatgCGTCGAGCCTCGCAGCCGCGGCGCTCGAGGCGCCCGTGCGCGTATGGAGATCCCTCGTCGCGCGCTTCCCTCCCCTCCCGGACTCCTCCAGCTTCCTTGCTGGCGTCTCCGACCTCCAGCTCCGCTACTTCGGCAACAGCCGGCCCCGCCGCCGCAGGCGCTCCGCTCTACCTCTCCCTCTCCGCCCGGTGGCCGCGCACTCTGCTCG GATTGCTGGTGAGATGCCCAAAGCCTTTGTGATCTTAGATGATGTTGTGCAACACACCCTGACTAATTTGCACAGTATTCACAAAAGCTTACTATTTTGGCAGGCCAAGGCTGAG GGAACAAATTCTCAGAAAGTGTACTTTATGATATTTGAGAGAGGTCCAAGGGCCTTTGTTGATGCAACATATCAAACACTCACTAGACTCGGGAGCAATGGACGCCCTGTCCAATACATTTTGCATTCTGCATCTGATATGGTGTCAACAAAACTCGCTGCCCTGACAAGTATGCAACACTGCTTGGCCGCTTTTCTTGCAGAG GTTCATTCTGAAGTTGATAAATGCAGGGAAGGATTAACTGAAAACTCAGATAAATCGCTACATACATTATTCATTGTTTTGAATACCACATTCTCCAAGTTGGAGGTATCACTTAGAAATGCTTGTGAG GGTCAAGATGAACTATTTATAGATGATGGAAACTTGCATGAACTGTTTGGGAAATTACCAGAAGTTGATGTAGAGAGTTCAGAATGGACAGAGGCCTTGGCAACAGATGGTACAAGTTTAATCTATCAAAACCTTCAGAAGCTAGATAGTTTTCTGTCCTCTCAG CTCTCAAGCCATAAAAGACCAAACAAATTGACCATATATTGGTTACCCTATACATGTGGAGCAGTAGGTCTCTCTGTGTGTTCTCTGTGGCTTTTACGCCATAGCAGTTTGATGGGAAGCCCTGATATCGACAATTGGATTCGAGATGCTAAGGAGTCTGTGGCTGGATTTTGGGATGAACATGTTGAGAAACCA ATCATTTCCATTAGAGATGAGCTTTTCGAGACATTCAAGCAAAGAGATAAAGGTGTAATGGAAAAGCAAGAGGTCCAACTAACTGAAGATTCATTGCGCAG GATGTTAGTTGCCTTTTGTGAGCAAACAGAGGGTCAAAAGTTGCTGGAAGATTTACCAGTGCAGGCGATGTTGGAGACTCTCACAAAGAG ATACGAGAAGGAATTGATACACCCAATTCAAAACCTGTTCAGTGGAGAATTAGCCCGTGCTATGCTTATTCAG ATTCAAAAGCTTAAACTGGACCTTGAATC GGGACTACTGGAAATGGATCAGATTCTAAGGGCAAATGCTATAAACTTTGCTGTTCTTGCAGCGCTTCCTGCTTTTGGTCTTTCACTTCTGTTGCTTGTGTTACTGCGAGCATGGGTTCAGCGT GACCATGGTGCTGAGGGAAGAGGTAATATTGCACGATGTCAACGGAGGCTGCTTCTTGTTGATGTAGAGAGAAGGCTTATGGAGTTTCAACATTACAGGGATAATGGAATG GAGGAAGAGGCACGGTGCAAGTTTGGCTTAGTACTTTACACGCTTGATAGACTCTGCAAAGCTGTTGAGTCACACGCAAAAGAAACAGGCGAATGGTTAAG CTTGAGACAAGATATTTTTGATCTGTCGAAGCTCGACATGGGAATGCCAGATAAGATGATTGTCGTTTCACGGTTGAAGTGGATGTATAACtgcttgcttccattctcatcgagCCGTTTGCCACGCCTCTAG
- the LOC101027188 gene encoding annexin-like protein RJ4 (The RefSeq protein has 5 substitutions compared to this genomic sequence), whose protein sequence is MDYWMDEGLGGLGVDETTLVSALGRWRREPEKRAQFRRGFPGFFSSSAGAGIERCEDEYLLHLKAEFARFKDAAVLWAMHPWERDARWAHHVLHKAHPPHILVEVACTRAADDLLGARRAYQALYHRSLEEDVAYRVRDANASLLLGLVSAYRYEGARVNEDLATEEAKALAAAVRAAPAAATKLVQXXQVVRVLVTRSKPHLGATFRVYMELHGKPLEEELPAEPCLREAVRCLDSPPKYFSEVIHRAFSDDADR, encoded by the exons ATGGATTATTGGATGGATGAAGGTCTGGGCGGGCTGGGCGTGGACGAGACGGCGCTGGTGTCCGCGCTGGGGCGGTGGCGGCGGGAGCCGGAGAAGCGGGCGCAGTTCCGGCGCGGCTTCCCGGGCTTCTTCTCGTCGAGCGCCGGCGCCGGGATCGAGCGGTGCGAGGACGAGTACCTGCTGCACCTCAAGGCGGAGTTCGCGCGCTTCAAGGACGCGGCGGTGCTGTGGGCGATGCACCCGTGGGAGCGCGACGCGCGCTGGGCGCACCACGTGCTGCACAAGGCGCACCCGCCGCACATCCTCGTCGAGGTCGCCTGCACGCGCACCGCCGACGACCTGCTCGGCGCCCGCCGCGCGTACCAGGCGCTCTACCACCGCTCGCTCGAGGAGGACGTCGCGTACCGCGTCAGGGACGCCAACGCCAGT CTGCTGTTGGGGCTGGTAAGCGCGTACCGGTACGAGGGCGCGCGCGTGAACGAGGACCTCGCCACTGAGGAAGCCAAGGCGCTGGCCGCCGCTGTTAGGGCCGCGCCGGCGGCGGCGACCAAGCTAGTGCAGAACGAGCAGGTGGTGCGGGTGCTGGTTACCAGAAGCAAGCCCCAGCTCGGGGCCACCTTCAGGGTCTACATGGAGCTGCACGGCAAGCCGCTTGAAGAG GAACTGCCCGCCGAGCCGTGCCTGCGAGAGGCCGTCAGGTGCTTGGACTCGCCGCCCAAGTACTTCAGCGAGGTGATCCACAGGGCGTTCAGCGACGACGCGGACAGGCAG
- the LOC101027188 gene encoding annexin-like protein RJ4 isoform X1: MQQFLAQTGGSSSSAATSPPASPQPRLRQQAPRKERDPQNKEKEAPPPMADEHQDLTRAFAGLGGLGVDETALVSALGRWRREPEKRAQFRRGFPGFFSSSAGAGIERCEDEYLLHLKAEFARFKDAAVLWAMHPWERDARWAHHVLHKAHPPHILVEVACTRTADDLLGARRAYQALYHRSLEEDVAYRVRDANASLLLGLVSAYRYEGARVNEDLATEEAKALAAAVRAAPAAATKLVQNEQVVRVLVTRSKPQLGATFRVYMELHGKPLEEELPAEPCLREAVRCLDSPPKYFSEVIHRAFSDDADRQAKAALTRVLVSRADTDMEDIKDAYTRQYGTKLADAVAKNTHGHYKEALLAIIGK, translated from the exons ATGCAGCAGTTCCTCGCACAAaccggcggcagcagcagcagcgcggCGACGTCACCGCCGGCGTCGCCGCAGCCGCGTCTCAGGCAGCAGGCGCCTAGGAAGGAAAGGGACCCGCAGAACAAGGAGAAGGAGGCGCCGCCGCCCATGGCCGACGAGCACCAAGACCTCACCAGGGCCTTCGCGG GTCTGGGCGGGCTGGGCGTGGACGAGACGGCGCTGGTGTCCGCGCTGGGGCGGTGGCGGCGGGAGCCGGAGAAGCGGGCGCAGTTCCGGCGCGGCTTCCCGGGCTTCTTCTCGTCGAGCGCCGGCGCCGGGATCGAGCGGTGCGAGGACGAGTACCTGCTGCACCTCAAGGCGGAGTTCGCGCGCTTCAAGGACGCGGCGGTGCTGTGGGCGATGCACCCGTGGGAGCGCGACGCGCGCTGGGCGCACCACGTGCTGCACAAGGCGCACCCGCCGCACATCCTCGTCGAGGTCGCCTGCACGCGCACCGCCGACGACCTGCTCGGCGCCCGCCGCGCGTACCAGGCGCTCTACCACCGCTCGCTCGAGGAGGACGTCGCGTACCGCGTCAGGGACGCCAACGCCAGT CTGCTGTTGGGGCTGGTAAGCGCGTACCGGTACGAGGGCGCGCGCGTGAACGAGGACCTCGCCACTGAGGAAGCCAAGGCGCTGGCCGCCGCTGTTAGGGCCGCGCCGGCGGCGGCGACCAAGCTAGTGCAGAACGAGCAGGTGGTGCGGGTGCTGGTTACCAGAAGCAAGCCCCAGCTCGGGGCCACCTTCAGGGTCTACATGGAGCTGCACGGCAAGCCGCTTGAAGAG GAACTGCCCGCCGAGCCGTGCCTGCGAGAGGCCGTCAGGTGCTTGGACTCGCCGCCCAAGTACTTCAGCGAGGTGATCCACAGGGCGTTCAGCGACGACGCGGACAGGCAGGCCAAGGCGGCGCTCACCCGCGTCCTCGTGTCCCGCGCCGACACGGACATGGAGGATATCAAGGACGCCTACACCAGGCAGTACGGGACAAAGCTCGCCGACGCCGTGGCCAAGAACACCCATGGCCACTACAAGGAAGCGCTGCTCGCCATCATCGGCAAGTGA